ACAAGAAGGGCAACTACCTTGGGACTTTGGAGGTCACCATGGATATTGCCAAGTATAAAGAAATTGAAGGTGAGAGAAGGCTTCTTGATTGGGGTGATTGAAGTGATGGTTGTTAAAGCTGAAGAGGCTGAGAGGGTTGAAAACCCCCATGGGGTGGATGTTAGAGCTCTGTTGAGAAGGGAAAACGTTAAGGTAATGGTGGTGATATTAAACCCGAAAGAGGAGCTTAAAAGACATACTACTCCAGTAGATGCTTTTATTTATATTTTAAAAGGGAATGCCCTTGTAGAGGTTGGAGAAGAAAAAGAAAATGTGAAGAAAGATACTTTGGTCTTTCTTCCAAAGGATGTTCCACATGCGGTTAAGAATGTTGGTGGTTTGTCATTAAAATTTTTGATAATAAAACTTGGTTGACATTTTTTCCCCCTAAAGTCCGGGCTTTCAGAGGAAAAAGTAATCTATATATCTTTATGGCATATATAATATAATGAGGTGTATATAGTGGGGAATATATTTAAAAAACGGATCGAGCGTTTTCAGAGTCTCCTTAAAAGGGAGGGAATTGATGGTGCTGTCATAAGAACACTTTCAACTTTTGTTTACTTTACAGGTACAAAGTGGCTCAGACCCAGTCTTTTGATACCTGCCGAGGGCCAACCCATAGTCATTGTGGCTAAAGGAGAAGCTGAGCTTTTTAGAGAGAGAAGCTGGATTGAAAATATTATAGAGTTTCAAAAGACCGAAGAGCTGATGGCAAATGTCACAGTATGGATAAAGAAAAATGGTTTCTCAAAGATTGGAATGGAGTTTAGCGTTGAAAGGGACTCATACGTCTTATTTTTCGAATTGTTCAAAAAACTTAATCCTGAAGTGGAAATAATGGATGTCAGAGGCCTTTCTATGGAACTGAGAATGATAAAAGATGATTGGGAACTTGAGAACATTAGAAAGGCAGGGAAAATAGCTGTAAAAGGTATGAAAGTAGCTGAGGAAGAGATAAAACCTGGAAAAAGTGAACTTCAGATAGCAGCAGAAATAACCAGAGAACTCATGCTCAACGGTAGCGAAGAACCAAAGGTTTATGTGGCAGCAACTCCAAGAGCACATGCTGAGCCATTTAGAGATGTTAAGGTGAAAGAGGGAAGAATAGTATCAGTGGTTATAGGAGCAGACTGGAACCACTATTATGCCAACATCACCCGCTCATTTCCGGTGGGAGAGATAAGCGAAAGGGGTAGAAAGGCAATCGAGGCAATGGAAAATGCTTATAGGGTGAGTATTGAACGCACAAAGCCAGGGGTTAAGTTCATTCAGGTTGAAAAAGAAATTGAAAGGATCTATCATGAGAAGGGGCTTGAGAAGTACTACATAGTGGGCTATACCCATGGCGTTGGATTACTAATTGAAGAAGATCCCATAACCACGATAGTAGTCCCACATAGAGCAATGGTAGCAAAAGAAGGAATGGTTCTAGCAATGGTTCATGCTCCGCTCATGATACCCGAAGGAGCAGTAAAAAAGGAGGACACTTTTATAATGGGCAAAAAATTGGAAAACGTAACGGAATACTAGAGATTAGAACACTCCTGTCCCAATTCCACAAATCTTCGCAAATGGACATATAGAACAGTCTTCAGTGTATGGTTCTAAAGGAGGTTCACCTTTAATGGCTTTTGTAATCTCCTTAGCTCTCTCCATATTTTCATCATCGCCCTCTAGGACAAGAGTAACGCTTCCTTCTGCGCCCCCGGCTCCTCCAGATGCTATGGGAATTGCATCAACGTTAGCTAGGATGTCATAGGCCTCCACTTCCGTAACTGGAATGGCATGTGGGATTGGAACTAGTGCAGCATAGAGACCTGTTCCCCAATCAAAAGAATGAATGCCTGTAAGTTTGGCACTAACCTCAACTGGTGTAGGAGTGAACTTCTCAAGGCTTATTGGGGTTATCGTAATGACTCCCTTTGTTATTGTCCATCCAAAGGTTTTTCCTATTGTTCCACCATCAGGAGCAGCTGCAAAAACAGCTACATTCCAGTTTTGGTCTATTGCATTTGCTCCTTTTATAAATACATCATCTGGGCCCATCTCCTTTAGAGCCTCTAAGGGTTCACCTTCGTATGGTTTTCCTTTGTAAAGAACAAGATGTTTTGGCCATGTCTTTTTTGCCGTTACACATGTTCTCCCTTTGCTTATAACTCCCACTGTCCACTTCTCTTTTTCGATTTTTTCCCCTAAAATTTCCTCTGCTACATATGCGGCAGTTGTCCCAGTGGCAATATATACAAAACCGTTTTCGAGGGCATGTTGCACTTCTTCAAGTGCCACTATAGCTTTAGCAATTAAGCGTTT
This region of Thermococcus sp. MV5 genomic DNA includes:
- a CDS encoding cupin domain-containing protein, producing MVVKAEEAERVENPHGVDVRALLRRENVKVMVVILNPKEELKRHTTPVDAFIYILKGNALVEVGEEKENVKKDTLVFLPKDVPHAVKNVGGLSLKFLIIKLG
- a CDS encoding Xaa-Pro peptidase family protein, which gives rise to MVGNIFKKRIERFQSLLKREGIDGAVIRTLSTFVYFTGTKWLRPSLLIPAEGQPIVIVAKGEAELFRERSWIENIIEFQKTEELMANVTVWIKKNGFSKIGMEFSVERDSYVLFFELFKKLNPEVEIMDVRGLSMELRMIKDDWELENIRKAGKIAVKGMKVAEEEIKPGKSELQIAAEITRELMLNGSEEPKVYVAATPRAHAEPFRDVKVKEGRIVSVVIGADWNHYYANITRSFPVGEISERGRKAIEAMENAYRVSIERTKPGVKFIQVEKEIERIYHEKGLEKYYIVGYTHGVGLLIEEDPITTIVVPHRAMVAKEGMVLAMVHAPLMIPEGAVKKEDTFIMGKKLENVTEY